The Spirochaetota bacterium DNA window ATCGGCGATCGGGATCCTGGTTAAATTCCTGAACAGCGCCCTTAAGCAGAAAACCGAAATGATTTTTTATGATCTGAACGATTCCATATTGACGGTTTTCAAAACGGCCAAGCTTAACAATTTTTTTAAAATAATGTCCAAGATGCAGTTCGAAATGGAATATCTGGAAAACCAATAATTTCCCTCCGGGGCCGGGCCCCTTGACCTCGTTAATATGCTTCTCTTTCGAAATGAACTGCCAATCATAAAAAACCGGATCATATTTCTTCTGATACAGCAATGGTTTTATATTGTGGGGCGATCCCTTCGCCCTTTATCTGCTGTTATTCGGCTTGATTTCTCTGAATAAAATAGTTTCTTCATTCATTTTTAATGCCGACAATACAGTGAGGGTGCTTGGTGTAACAAGAGTATATTGGAAAAATCATTATTAATAAGGAAAAATCACGAAAAATAGAGGATAAAAAAATATATATAACACTTTTCCAAAAATGAATAAATTAATTGACATAAATAGTCATATATGATAATTATGTCACATATTTCTACATTAATTTAAT harbors:
- a CDS encoding STAS domain-containing protein is translated as MVLITTEDHGKVIIMNIQGEFYIDSLESAEEAWNLVLAKKPKVVALNCKSIKYIDSSAIGILVKFLNSALKQKTEMIFYDLNDSILTVFKTAKLNNFFKIMSKMQFEMEYLENQ